In one window of Cupriavidus necator N-1 DNA:
- the gatA gene encoding Asp-tRNA(Asn)/Glu-tRNA(Gln) amidotransferase subunit GatA: MPFSADSVTSLRQLADALAARSVSAEELAREYLARIEQAAALNAFIHVDAERTLAQARAADERRARGEAAPLTGVPIAHKDVFVTRGWRATAGSKMLGNYESPFDATVVERMGAAGMVTLGKTNMDEFAMGSSNENSHFGPVRNPWDTSRVPGGSSGGSAAAVAAGLAPAATGTDTGGSIRQPASFSGITGIKPTYGRVSRYGMIAFASSLDQAGPMAHSAEDCALLLNAMAGFDPRDSTSITPAQGGVDEDYTRLLGQPLAGATAERPLAGLRIGLPKEYFGKGLSADVEQAVRAALAEYEKLGATLVEVTLPKTELSIPVYYVIAPAEASSNLSRFDGVRYGHRAAEYRDLLDMYKKSRAEGFGAEVKRRIMVGTYVLSHGYYDAYYLQAQKIRRIIADDFQRAFAQCDVIMGPVAPTVAWKLGEKTSDPVQMYLADIFTLSTSLAGLPGMSVPCGFGEAGMPVGLQLIGNYFDEARLLQTAHAFQQATDWHLRRPGKA; this comes from the coding sequence ATGCCCTTTTCCGCTGATTCCGTGACCTCCCTGCGCCAGCTTGCCGATGCGCTGGCCGCGCGCTCCGTCTCCGCCGAGGAACTCGCGCGCGAGTACCTGGCCCGCATCGAGCAGGCCGCCGCGCTCAACGCCTTTATCCACGTCGATGCCGAGCGCACCCTGGCCCAGGCGCGCGCCGCCGATGAACGCCGCGCCCGCGGCGAGGCCGCGCCGCTGACCGGCGTGCCGATCGCGCACAAGGACGTGTTCGTCACGCGTGGCTGGCGTGCCACCGCCGGCTCGAAGATGCTGGGCAACTATGAAAGCCCGTTCGACGCCACCGTGGTCGAGCGCATGGGCGCGGCCGGCATGGTCACGCTGGGCAAGACCAATATGGACGAGTTCGCGATGGGCTCGTCCAACGAGAACTCGCATTTCGGCCCGGTGCGCAACCCGTGGGACACCAGCCGCGTGCCCGGCGGCTCGTCGGGCGGCTCGGCCGCAGCAGTCGCTGCGGGCCTGGCCCCCGCCGCCACCGGCACCGACACCGGCGGCTCGATCCGCCAGCCGGCGTCGTTCTCGGGTATCACCGGCATCAAGCCGACCTACGGCCGCGTGTCGCGCTACGGCATGATCGCCTTCGCCTCGTCGCTGGATCAGGCCGGCCCGATGGCCCATAGCGCCGAAGACTGCGCGCTGCTGCTCAACGCCATGGCCGGCTTCGACCCCAGGGACTCCACCAGCATCACGCCCGCGCAGGGCGGCGTGGACGAGGACTACACCCGGCTGCTGGGCCAGCCGCTCGCCGGCGCCACCGCCGAGCGCCCGCTGGCCGGGCTGCGCATCGGCCTGCCGAAGGAATACTTCGGCAAGGGCCTGTCGGCCGACGTCGAGCAGGCCGTGCGCGCCGCGCTGGCCGAGTATGAAAAGCTGGGCGCCACGCTGGTCGAGGTGACGCTGCCCAAGACCGAGCTGTCGATCCCGGTGTACTACGTGATCGCGCCGGCCGAGGCCTCTTCCAACCTGTCGCGCTTTGACGGCGTGCGCTACGGCCACCGCGCGGCCGAATACCGCGACCTGCTCGACATGTACAAGAAGAGCCGCGCCGAAGGCTTCGGCGCCGAGGTCAAGCGCCGCATCATGGTCGGCACCTATGTGCTGTCGCACGGCTACTACGACGCCTACTACCTGCAGGCGCAGAAGATCCGCCGCATCATCGCCGACGACTTCCAGCGCGCCTTCGCCCAGTGCGACGTGATCATGGGGCCGGTGGCGCCGACGGTGGCGTGGAAGCTGGGCGAGAAGACCTCGGACCCGGTGCAGATGTACCTGGCCGACATCTTCACGCTGTCCACCAGCCTGGCCGGCCTGCCCGGCATGAGCGTGCCGTGCGGCTTCGGCGAAGCCGGCATGCCGGTGGGCCTGCAGCTGATCGGCAACTACTTCGACGAAGCACGCCTGCTGCAGACCGCGCACGCGTTCCAGCAGGCGACCGACTGGCACCTGCGCCGTCCGGGCAAGGCATGA
- the gatC gene encoding Asp-tRNA(Asn)/Glu-tRNA(Gln) amidotransferase subunit GatC has protein sequence MALALSDVKRIAHLARIETSDDEAAQTLAQLNNFFSLVEQMQAVDTTGIEPLAHPLSAVRDMVQRLREDVVTESDRRADYQRPAPATEDGLYLVPKVIE, from the coding sequence ATGGCCCTCGCTCTATCCGACGTCAAGCGCATCGCCCACCTGGCCCGCATCGAAACCAGCGATGACGAGGCCGCCCAGACGCTTGCGCAGCTGAACAACTTTTTCTCGCTGGTCGAGCAGATGCAGGCGGTCGACACCACCGGCATCGAGCCGCTGGCCCACCCGCTGTCTGCCGTGCGCGACATGGTCCAGCGCCTGCGCGAGGACGTGGTCACCGAATCCGACCGCCGGGCCGACTACCAGCGCCCCGCGCCGGCCACCGAAGACGGCCTGTACCTGGTGCCCAAGGTCATCGAATGA